The Deltaproteobacteria bacterium region TGGGCCTTCACCTCGTCGCCATCGACAACCCGACCGCATTCCGGATACGGACACTGCGCGTCACCGCCCCGAACGGTGCCAGCAGAGTGGTCGGCAGGCTTCGCAACGATCGCGAAGCTGACGCGTTTGGTGCGCGGATTTGGGTGCAGCTGTATCCCCGTCCCATCCGGCGCGAGCCGCCAGTTTGGTGAAAGCGGAACCAGGCCCTCGCAGTAGGGGCAGGTGATCGTGCGAGCCCAAAGGTACGTTGTGTCGATGCGTTGGGGATCTGGGTTTGGGGGGAACAGGTTCGCGAGCCGATCCATCAGGCCCAATCGAAACTTTCGAGCAAGCGTCTCGAAACGCGCGATGAGCGCGGAGCCTAACTGAGCGGGCCACTCGATTGTCGCTCGGAGGACGAGTGCAGCGACGGGGTTCAGGTCGTTCGCGATTGTCGGGATCCCCAGACGTACTGACTCGAACGGGATGCTGCCACCGCCGGCTGTCGGATCGAGTAAAACTGGATTGTTGAGCCCGAGCTTGGCGATCTCCTCGGCCAACCAGCGCTTCTCAGTTTCGGTCGGCAGGTATCCGAAGGCTCGCCCGTAGGTGTAAGGGTTGTCGATGCGTTCCCCACGTCGCCGCGCCGCGTCCATCGCGAATCGCGCCTCCGTCGGATCGCCGTGGATACCGATCATGTGAAGAAATTTTTCGCGGTCAGCGGCTGCCGGAAGCAGCGACGCTAGGATCGCTGTGCGCGAAGCGACCAGAGGTCGGCGGGCCCACCACGCGTGCAAATAGTAAGGCGCCGGAAGAGCACTAATTGAGCGCCTCTCGCGCACACTCTCTTCGCTAACGGCCGCGATCGGAAGCCAGCGCTCGATGAGCCGCGTCGTCACCGTGCGGCCGGGCGCAGCTCGCGGGGATCGACGAGCAGATAGCGAAGCGCGCCGAGGACGCGCCGGGGGTAGCGTCGGTGCATCGCCATCCCGAGCCAATAGGCGGCCTCTTCCTTGCCCATCACCTCGATGCCCTCGATGCATGCGCGCATGAAGGCGCGGTTGCGCATAGGGGCGAGCGTGCGGAAGGCCAGGCCGAGGCGGAGTGCCAGGTCCTCGGAGATCGGGAAGCGGCCATCCTCGCGCGGGCCAAGGCTGGTCGGGTCCACGTGCTCGTGCTTGAGATGGCGCAGCACGCGGTGCTCGACGAGCGCGAGGTTGCGTCCGCCGAGCCCGGCGACGCGACGCGGCGCGCGCAGGTGGGGCGTCGCGGGGGACGGCAGCTGCCAGATCTCGAGGTGGCCTTCGCCGGCGCGCCGGCGCGCGACGCGCACCTCGTAGCGCGGGCGGGCGGTTCCGCGGAGCGATCGAGACGGGGCACGCCGGCTCAAGGTGCTGCCTCCGCGATCGCCTCGACGAAAGCGGCGCCAGTGGCGAAACGGGCGAGCTGCTGTACGAGCTTGTCGGGCTCGTCACCGGCCAGCGCAAGGCCGTCCGGGAAGGCCAGCGCGAACCACGCCGTCAGGTCCTTGTCGCTGGCCGCATTAAACTGAGCGGAGAGGAACTCGCGGACCGGGGCGACATCGGCCGGCACACCGCGGAAAACGAGCTGCGCCTCGCTCCCGCCAGATGTTTCATAGGCACCCTCAAGCTCGATCCGCTTCTCGGCGCCTTGCACGACGCCGATGCCGCTCATCAGTTTGAAGGCATCGCTCCACTCAGCGACACGCAGGCGCAAACTCGTGAGCTTCGTCACTCCTGCCGCGCGCGCATCCTCGACGATGCGGGTCACCGCCTCGCGAAGCGGCGCCTCGTGGCGGAACGTGCGTACGCCGGGCGCCGGCTCGGGCGCGACCGCACTGCCCGGCTGCGGACTGAGGCCGGGAAGCGGAAGCGTGCCGCTCCCACTGGGCCCGGAGGGTGCTGCGGGCTCGGGCTTCTTGTGCGGCCAGATCCCTTGGGACTCCGCGTAGGCCGTCGTAAAGACGAAGGACTGCTGCTCGATCTTGAACTGGCAGGGCGGGTCACCCTTGCCGGCCACGAGATCCCCGCTCTGGTAGACGTAGAGCCCTTCCTCGATGCCCTTGCGCAGCAGCGCGAAAAAGTTCTCGTCGCCGATCAGGATCGGAAGCCGCGGATCCTTACGGAACTCGGCGCGTAGGTCGGCGGTCGTGATCGAGCCCTTCTTGAGCGGCGTGCGGTCACGCACATAGCTCGGAGCGAGCGGATGGTCGTCCGCGTGGCGGAGTTTCTGGTTGTCGCTGAGCGCCCGCAGCACCTGCTGCTGGCCTTGGCCCGGCCGCTCGGAGGCGCTGCCGGCGTCTACGGCGACGTGCGCGAGATCGATGCCCGCACCCTCGACGCGGTTCTCGCGCGACGGAAAGAAGACGTGTCGGTACGCCTGCTGGATCGCGACCGCCAGCTCCTGTTCGGAGCGGCGGAAGCGCTCGTCCACCTGATCCTGCTGGTGCGGCGAGAGCTGCGCCTTGCGGTCCGGGGAACGCAGCGCCTCGAGCGCGAGGCGCCGAAGCATGCGCTGCTTCATCGCCTCACGCTGGGCGGCATCGGCGAGCACGAAAACCAGGTTGTTCTGGTGCTGGCGGAAATCGCCCGTGCTTCCTTTGGTGCGGAAGATCCGGTCCACAAGCGGTGGCACCGCGAGCTTCTCCGCCTGCACGGCCTCGGCGTCGTGGTGAAGGAGAACGAGATAGGGCCGCCCGCTCCCGGCGTCGTCCGGCACGTCCGCGGCGTCCGACACGAACGGCACCAGCTCGAGCGTCGCTCCGCCGAAGATCGAGCGAATGCGGTCCTGGAGCTGCGCGCGGGCCTCCGCCGGATCCACTCGCGTCTCCTGCTGGCGAACCATCTGGTTCAGGTTCGCTTCGGCGAGGAAGCGCAGGGGGGCGCCGGCTCGATCGTCCAGGTAGGCGGAATCTGCGACGAATTGTGTGCGCGCGTCGTTCACGAAGTCCGCGTCGAGGCCGGGGGCGAGGATCGAGAAGCGCAGCTGATCAGGTGTGACTCCCTGGAGGTCGTCGTTGAAGGCGAAGGTGTTCCAGAGCGCGGTGCGCGCGACGAACGACGCATAGGTCGCCATCCCGGCGTACTTCTTGGCATCGATCTGCTGGGCCAGCGAGAGCGCCTCGTCCGGCCCGGCAGCCACGTCGTTGCGGATCGCGGGCTCGAAGCGACCGAGCTCGAGGCGAGTCAGGACCTCGTTGCGCGTCGGGCCGTAGCCCGGGTTCACATGGTGGACCTGAATCGCGTGCGTGCGCGGAGGACGCTCGGCCCAGAGCTGGGCGACGGTTTGGGTGAGGAGGCGCAGCATGCCACGCACGCGTTGGAAGTTGGCGAGCGTCGACAGCTTGTCCGTCAGGACCGACATCAGCGCCGGATGGAAGGGATAGCCGCGGCGCAACTCCTCGACGCGGCTCTCGTTGGCCCGTTCGGAGGGTAGGATGCCGGCGTGCTCGATCCAGAGCTGCTGGAAGGCGGCGATCACCTCTTCGGCTCCGGCCCCATCGATGCGGGCGAAGAGCCGACGGCGGAGGACCTGCGCCGTCTCCTGCGGCTCGGTGGGATCGACGAGCGTCGCCTTGCGCGCGGCGACGGACTTCGCCTCCTCCAGCCGTTGCTCGATTGCCTCGTTCTCAGCACCGTAGGCATCTACGGCCTTTCCTCCCTTACCGATCGCGAGCGTAAACACGATCGCCGCGCGGGGTGCGCTCTCGACCGCGGTGAAGAGGCTGGTGAGGAACGGCGTGAGCTGGTCCGCGTCCGGAA contains the following coding sequences:
- a CDS encoding DUF499 domain-containing protein, with the translated sequence MRTIFDLCSPRDDVLRGSLQESDFAADLAQVLRGQAPPEYQNPAVFFANTHPTTGLKRLIDNVCRRLGALGGAPAIFRLDTQYGGGKTHALIALSHVAGGMPGVTNAGEFVDPALVPKARTRVAAFDGENADPANGRVMGPGIRAFTPWGELAWALAGEEGFRAVEQSDRERRAPGAETIRNIFGNDPTLILLDELSIYLRKVRGLPDADQLTPFLTSLFTAVESAPRAAIVFTLAIGKGGKAVDAYGAENEAIEQRLEEAKSVAARKATLVDPTEPQETAQVLRRRLFARIDGAGAEEVIAAFQQLWIEHAGILPSERANESRVEELRRGYPFHPALMSVLTDKLSTLANFQRVRGMLRLLTQTVAQLWAERPPRTHAIQVHHVNPGYGPTRNEVLTRLELGRFEPAIRNDVAAGPDEALSLAQQIDAKKYAGMATYASFVARTALWNTFAFNDDLQGVTPDQLRFSILAPGLDADFVNDARTQFVADSAYLDDRAGAPLRFLAEANLNQMVRQQETRVDPAEARAQLQDRIRSIFGGATLELVPFVSDAADVPDDAGSGRPYLVLLHHDAEAVQAEKLAVPPLVDRIFRTKGSTGDFRQHQNNLVFVLADAAQREAMKQRMLRRLALEALRSPDRKAQLSPHQQDQVDERFRRSEQELAVAIQQAYRHVFFPSRENRVEGAGIDLAHVAVDAGSASERPGQGQQQVLRALSDNQKLRHADDHPLAPSYVRDRTPLKKGSITTADLRAEFRKDPRLPILIGDENFFALLRKGIEEGLYVYQSGDLVAGKGDPPCQFKIEQQSFVFTTAYAESQGIWPHKKPEPAAPSGPSGSGTLPLPGLSPQPGSAVAPEPAPGVRTFRHEAPLREAVTRIVEDARAAGVTKLTSLRLRVAEWSDAFKLMSGIGVVQGAEKRIELEGAYETSGGSEAQLVFRGVPADVAPVREFLSAQFNAASDKDLTAWFALAFPDGLALAGDEPDKLVQQLARFATGAAFVEAIAEAAP